One window of Stenotrophomonas indicatrix genomic DNA carries:
- a CDS encoding GspH/FimT family pseudopilin: protein MSLRRQNGFTLIELMVTLTVFVILASIAYPSFRGMIRSNRLATANNEVIALTNLARSEAIRNNHGGGLCGSTDGQACDGEWSKGLLAWSDLDADGVLGSNDSVLRFSLGNPQLSVVGPPGATIAFDGRGRRKAAEDQTLVLSPASCKAGEQRSTLTINKSGQVRVTKGTCS from the coding sequence ATGTCTTTGCGCCGGCAAAACGGCTTCACGTTGATTGAGCTGATGGTCACGCTGACCGTCTTCGTGATCCTGGCGTCGATCGCCTATCCGAGCTTCCGCGGCATGATTCGTTCGAACCGGCTGGCAACTGCCAACAACGAAGTGATCGCGTTGACCAACCTCGCGCGCAGCGAGGCCATCCGCAACAACCATGGTGGTGGCCTCTGTGGCAGTACCGATGGCCAGGCCTGTGATGGTGAATGGTCAAAGGGGCTGCTGGCCTGGTCCGATCTCGATGCGGATGGCGTGCTGGGCAGCAATGACAGCGTGCTGCGCTTCTCCCTGGGCAACCCTCAGCTGAGCGTGGTCGGTCCCCCGGGTGCGACCATCGCCTTTGATGGCCGTGGCCGTCGCAAGGCCGCGGAAGATCAGACGTTGGTGCTGTCCCCGGCGTCCTGCAAGGCCGGCGAACAGCGCAGCACATTGACGATCAACAAGTCCGGCCAGGTCCGGGTGACCAAGGGAACCTGCTCATGA
- a CDS encoding type IV pilin protein, translated as MQSFRAPHRSAGFTLIELMIVVIVIGILAAIAIPSYQQYVLRSHRAVAKADLAEYAQRAERYHSSNNSYSGYTLPSKVSPREGGATRYDLSYNGDGSTFTITASPAGTQVKDSCGKLTLDQANRKTSEGAVSDCW; from the coding sequence ATGCAGTCTTTCCGTGCGCCTCATCGCTCAGCGGGCTTTACGTTGATCGAATTGATGATCGTGGTGATCGTCATCGGCATCCTGGCGGCCATCGCGATTCCTTCGTACCAGCAGTACGTACTTCGATCACACCGTGCAGTAGCCAAAGCGGACCTGGCCGAGTACGCGCAACGTGCGGAGCGCTATCACTCCAGCAACAATTCCTATTCGGGCTACACCCTGCCCAGCAAGGTCTCGCCGCGCGAAGGCGGGGCGACGCGATACGACCTGAGTTACAACGGAGATGGTTCCACGTTCACGATCACGGCGTCTCCCGCGGGTACGCAGGTCAAGGACAGCTGCGGCAAGCTGACCCTCGACCAGGCCAACCGGAAAACCTCGGAAGGAGCGGTTTCCGATTGTTGGTAG
- the ppnN gene encoding nucleotide 5'-monophosphate nucleosidase PpnN, which translates to MTTNEKAARTLPVQDARIYPRGGLDVLSRAEVARLRDASSGGMHELLRRCALAVLTSGSASDDPRAARDLYPDFDIQVAQQDRGVRIDLANAPAMAFVDGEIIRGVAELLFAVVRDLAYMAIEMGPAYAAELESSEGITNAVFGLLRNARILNPGDPNLVVCWGGHSISRDEYLYTKQVGYELGLRGLDICTGCGPGAMKGPMKGATIAHAKQRRTVTRYIGLTEPGIIAAESPNPIVNHLVIMPDIEKRLEAFVRIGHGIIVFAGGVGTAEEILYLLGILLREENKDLPFPLILTGPTVAAPYFEQIDRFIRLTLGDAAAERYEIVIGDPVAVAKKMSAGIKRVREHRLAQKDSFFFNWSIEIPWEYQQPFVPTHEAMAALDLHHGRAPHALAADLRRAFSGIVAGNVKEDGMRRIEEFGPFQIHGDPDMMQALDALLRAFVEQRRMKISGEYQPCYQVLA; encoded by the coding sequence ATGACAACGAACGAAAAGGCAGCGCGGACGCTGCCGGTGCAGGACGCGCGGATCTACCCGCGTGGTGGCCTGGATGTGCTGTCGCGGGCCGAGGTTGCGCGCCTGCGCGATGCCTCCAGCGGTGGCATGCACGAGCTCCTGCGCCGCTGCGCGCTGGCCGTGCTGACCAGTGGCAGTGCTTCCGATGATCCGCGCGCGGCGCGCGATCTTTACCCCGATTTTGATATCCAGGTCGCACAGCAGGATCGTGGCGTGCGCATCGACCTGGCCAATGCGCCGGCGATGGCGTTCGTCGATGGCGAGATCATCCGTGGTGTGGCCGAGCTGCTGTTCGCGGTGGTCCGCGACCTGGCCTACATGGCCATTGAGATGGGCCCGGCCTACGCGGCCGAGCTGGAATCGTCCGAGGGCATCACCAATGCGGTGTTCGGGCTGCTGCGCAACGCGCGCATCCTCAACCCGGGTGACCCGAACCTGGTGGTCTGCTGGGGCGGTCACTCGATCTCGCGCGACGAGTACCTGTATACCAAGCAGGTCGGTTACGAGCTGGGCCTGCGTGGCCTGGACATCTGCACCGGCTGCGGCCCGGGCGCAATGAAGGGTCCGATGAAGGGTGCGACCATCGCCCATGCCAAGCAGCGCCGTACGGTGACGCGCTACATCGGCCTGACCGAGCCGGGCATCATCGCCGCCGAGTCGCCGAACCCGATCGTCAACCACCTGGTGATCATGCCGGACATCGAGAAGCGCCTTGAGGCCTTCGTCCGCATTGGCCACGGCATCATCGTGTTCGCCGGTGGCGTGGGTACCGCTGAGGAGATCCTGTACCTGCTCGGCATCCTGCTGCGCGAAGAGAACAAGGACCTGCCGTTCCCGCTAATCCTGACCGGTCCGACCGTGGCCGCGCCGTATTTCGAGCAGATCGACCGCTTCATCCGCCTGACCCTGGGCGACGCCGCGGCCGAGCGCTACGAAATCGTCATCGGCGATCCGGTGGCGGTGGCCAAGAAGATGTCGGCCGGCATCAAGCGCGTGCGTGAGCACCGCCTGGCGCAGAAGGATTCGTTCTTCTTCAACTGGTCCATCGAGATTCCGTGGGAATACCAGCAGCCGTTCGTGCCGACGCACGAAGCGATGGCGGCGCTGGATCTGCATCACGGGCGTGCACCGCATGCGCTGGCAGCCGACCTGCGCCGGGCGTTCTCGGGCATCGTCGCTGGCAACGTGAAGGAGGACGGCATGCGCCGCATCGAGGAGTTCGGGCCGTTCCAGATCCATGGCGACCCCGACATGATGCAGGCCCTGGACGCGCTGCTGCGTGCCTTCGTCGAGCAGCGCCGGATGAAGATCTCCGGCGAGTACCAGCCCTGCTACCAGGTACTGGCGTAA
- a CDS encoding PilX N-terminal domain-containing pilus assembly protein, which translates to MRSIKLSSRRTFSAPVRQRGAVLYVALILLIMLALLGVIGMQVAGMQERMASGYRAGNVAFQNAEGAARSAENAVEKIANRQSPGDSPAVTSADIDQRCDDGFDPSDWVAKTKLGNKPAVKVRQIQGCIQGEGALDMGKPLEAATPVYQITTYAGDTAADATSRSAVDTVFKL; encoded by the coding sequence ATGCGCTCCATCAAGCTGTCTTCGCGCCGCACTTTCTCTGCCCCTGTCCGGCAGCGTGGTGCCGTGCTCTATGTCGCGCTGATTCTGCTGATCATGCTTGCGCTGCTGGGTGTCATAGGCATGCAGGTGGCCGGCATGCAGGAGCGCATGGCATCCGGTTACCGTGCTGGCAACGTGGCTTTCCAGAATGCCGAGGGCGCCGCCCGCAGTGCCGAGAATGCCGTGGAAAAGATTGCCAATCGCCAGTCGCCGGGTGACAGCCCGGCGGTTACTTCGGCCGACATCGATCAACGCTGCGACGACGGCTTCGATCCTTCGGACTGGGTCGCCAAGACCAAGCTGGGCAACAAGCCGGCAGTGAAGGTCCGGCAGATCCAGGGCTGCATCCAGGGAGAGGGGGCGCTGGACATGGGCAAGCCGTTGGAGGCCGCAACACCGGTCTACCAGATCACCACGTACGCCGGCGACACCGCTGCCGACGCGACATCGCGCTCGGCGGTCGACACCGTATTCAAGCTGTGA
- a CDS encoding PilW family protein codes for MSPSSRARGLSLIELMIAMVIGLVLLLGITQIFIASRAASRLSEGAARTQENARFALDFLQRDLRMAGHFGCVNDQAHVIKNTGDVRYNLGVAAGSGDPLDFSVPVQGYEAAGTAPTNTLTLGRTWSAAISMPKSISSLKPAPLPGSDVLVLRLLSPEGAVVTGVGVDGTTTTVTVSSDGMARLKAGAAGTPTVFALADCTRADVFPASISGSTVKIEKLDLTGYSVNNAMTMLYRADGLVYYIASNGNNEPALYRARANGAGGYGDGEELVEGIESMQLLYGLDATPDISLSTPPSGRIVDQRVASDISTAVDATAVGAWRRVGMVQVGLLARSPQRASAQAPGSAATYLGVLGVTIAPGDPYDQRHRGAYEVSVALRNRLFGN; via the coding sequence ATGAGTCCGTCTTCACGAGCCCGCGGCCTGTCGTTGATCGAACTGATGATCGCAATGGTCATCGGTCTGGTGCTTCTGTTGGGCATCACGCAGATTTTCATCGCTTCCCGTGCGGCTTCGCGCCTGTCAGAAGGTGCTGCCCGAACCCAGGAGAACGCGCGCTTTGCATTGGACTTCCTGCAGCGTGACTTGCGCATGGCAGGTCACTTTGGTTGCGTGAACGACCAGGCACATGTGATCAAGAACACCGGCGATGTCCGCTACAACCTTGGTGTCGCCGCTGGCAGTGGAGATCCGCTGGATTTCTCGGTACCGGTGCAGGGGTATGAGGCCGCAGGCACCGCCCCGACCAATACACTGACACTGGGGCGCACGTGGAGCGCGGCGATATCCATGCCCAAGAGCATCAGCAGCCTGAAGCCGGCGCCATTGCCGGGCAGTGATGTGCTTGTGCTTCGCCTGCTGAGCCCGGAAGGGGCGGTTGTGACAGGCGTCGGTGTGGATGGCACTACAACTACGGTGACGGTGTCCAGTGATGGCATGGCGCGCCTGAAGGCGGGTGCTGCCGGCACTCCGACGGTGTTCGCTCTGGCCGATTGCACTCGCGCCGATGTGTTCCCGGCCAGCATCAGTGGATCCACGGTCAAGATCGAGAAGCTGGATCTGACCGGCTACTCCGTCAACAACGCGATGACGATGCTGTATCGCGCCGATGGCCTGGTGTATTACATCGCGAGCAATGGCAACAACGAGCCGGCCCTGTACCGCGCCCGCGCCAACGGTGCCGGTGGCTACGGTGACGGCGAGGAACTGGTGGAGGGCATCGAGAGCATGCAGTTGCTGTACGGCCTTGATGCAACACCGGATATTTCTCTTTCCACGCCGCCCAGCGGCCGCATCGTCGACCAGCGCGTGGCCAGCGACATCAGTACCGCAGTGGACGCGACCGCCGTTGGCGCGTGGCGTCGCGTAGGCATGGTGCAGGTGGGGCTGCTTGCCCGCAGCCCGCAGCGGGCGTCGGCGCAGGCTCCGGGTTCGGCAGCCACCTACCTGGGCGTGCTTGGTGTGACCATCGCGCCGGGCGATCCGTATGACCAGCGCCACCGTGGCGCCTATGAAGTTTCCGTTGCGTTGCGCAACCGCCTGTTCGGGAATTGA
- the pilV gene encoding type IV pilus modification protein PilV — MNRRNLASPRSSQGGFSLIEVMVALLILAFGLLGFAMLQTTSVRFVQSANYRTQATNLANDLIELMRAQRTDTLAGGAYSSASFSAGAVTANGACAWPTGAAVTPKTNVARWQCEVVKTLGEKASAEVQFTQSTGQVSVAITWGDQRWDPKEPDSLTTFGLTTFL; from the coding sequence ATGAATCGCCGCAACCTTGCCTCTCCACGTTCGTCCCAAGGCGGCTTCAGCCTGATCGAAGTAATGGTGGCGTTGTTGATCCTGGCGTTTGGGTTGCTCGGCTTTGCCATGCTGCAGACGACAAGCGTGCGCTTCGTGCAGAGCGCCAATTACCGGACCCAGGCTACCAATCTGGCAAACGACTTGATCGAACTGATGCGCGCCCAGCGCACCGATACGCTTGCCGGCGGTGCTTACTCGTCGGCCTCGTTTTCTGCTGGTGCGGTAACGGCGAATGGTGCATGTGCCTGGCCGACCGGCGCAGCGGTGACGCCGAAGACCAATGTGGCACGCTGGCAATGTGAAGTTGTGAAGACACTCGGTGAAAAGGCCAGTGCGGAGGTCCAGTTCACCCAGAGCACCGGCCAGGTCAGCGTGGCCATTACCTGGGGTGATCAGCGTTGGGATCCGAAGGAACCTGACAGCCTCACCACCTTCGGCCTGACCACTTTCCTGTGA
- a CDS encoding GspH/FimT family pseudopilin, with product MQLVELMMVVAVLSVMLAAGWPAMQSLLLRQRADALQLTLHASLSSARSQALIRRELIGVCASEDGHQCTDDWSAGWIIYRSGLRRDPPATPEAILAHHRGRDDVSILAHASSGRPLLFFQADGRSPGANLTLRICAGRHLHGKLVVNNGGRTRSERSNRDLPC from the coding sequence ATGCAACTGGTTGAACTGATGATGGTTGTTGCCGTCCTTTCGGTAATGCTGGCGGCCGGATGGCCGGCGATGCAGTCACTGCTGCTACGCCAGCGTGCCGACGCACTGCAGCTGACGCTGCATGCCAGTCTCTCCAGCGCGCGCAGCCAAGCGCTGATCCGGCGTGAACTGATCGGCGTGTGCGCCAGCGAAGACGGGCATCAGTGCACGGACGACTGGAGTGCTGGCTGGATCATCTATCGCAGTGGCCTGCGGCGGGACCCACCAGCAACGCCGGAAGCCATCCTGGCCCATCACCGTGGCCGCGACGATGTCTCGATCCTGGCACACGCCAGCAGCGGACGGCCGCTCCTGTTTTTCCAGGCGGATGGGCGAAGCCCCGGCGCCAATCTGACCCTGCGCATCTGCGCTGGCAGACACCTGCACGGCAAGCTGGTGGTCAACAATGGCGGGCGTACCCGCAGTGAACGCAGCAACCGCGATCTGCCGTGCTGA
- a CDS encoding pilus assembly protein, translating to MNTRNRRILAGVGLAVVAAGGYLVHTLMAAQAQGVLAQEPLNVQVQTPPAFIMAVDDSNSMTFERMFPGGDGRLIFTKTTGSFFNNNGSFYSVGQDCSSSSVDCYLYLYAHSQYNERYSYGRAIPPLDIFGFARSHVYNASYYNPSVSYKPWLRADGTRWDAASKTAARVDPRSGFAGYDITYDMTSVRSRNNEGFQFVDGMKIPNLAGTDNAYYQGGSWRTASRDFSSAVQYGVQYFPATFYLPENSPAPYGYKLDDANRPVITGACGPKCNLRRYQIKKDNYSIDGAYDTAVQNFANWFQYHRSRTLAIVGASTEALYGIDNMRVGYFTINDLKNVKMHDLVTNRADLYQQIYGLKPISGTPNRRAVEYLAEQFRRTDDGAPVIRACQRNGGMLFTDGYTNSKNYPNGSFANADAVNTVNLPTLPFADNYNNTMADITAAYYSGSKTPLRSDTGFPKGQVPVDERCGTLSQGSAEWKRLDCQADLHMNFYGVTLGAQGRIYGVNAAATADPYKNPPNWNGSPDPSTVDDGTVIDEIWHAALNSRGEFINAQTPADVTEAMRRVLASISGGKSSSGTIGMTGARIGAGSLSVTPSYDIRNGATDWSSKLKASTVKINSDQVAVFSEAWEASTKLASTGRRIVANKAGTLVDFGSADISLADLCSKPDGKYAEMLVCSTDKLKSIDADIDTAIRYLKADTTMEKRSGGKYRDRTTPLGDIVNSAPVVSSPIDDYGYRQLGTDYAVSYAKYLDTKAKSGRYTVYVGANDGMLHAFDGGMGASGEMDSTGGTERFAYIPSTSLGHMANLLFPYKPDTADQTFRHRYFVDGPITISDMLVGSTWQTGLVGTAGAGGRSVFALDVSDPAAFGTRQALWEISDLNMSLAEGVRNNIGFVLGKPVIVPVKEGKTVAWKAIFGNGYNSASRKAVLFVVDMASGATRMIEAVESNASGANISGDNGLGNVVVVDRWRGDSQDLRGRDGLADTVYAADQRGAIWKFDLTDSSDTALTVPVFTTQVSQDTSARNFRQPITGGMTAATGPSGGVMLYFGTGSFSFYSDKDDTSRQALYAVNDIGGKRVTSTLTAANLTPYTADVPATGAEARKIVAGTAPANARGWMINLPASNGERFVGNPLLVSGIMFMPTYVPNLESVGCSTSGSNWLFGLSSLTGAPALENVRTGSPTGVKPAPGTAGLSMKTEGTAPVKDVSLSVIPRLGSGKEGPPGGSSCWMVVGAAGSQSLYLPYPCGRQSWRQLQ from the coding sequence ATGAACACGCGAAATCGCAGGATCCTGGCGGGCGTAGGCCTTGCCGTTGTCGCCGCCGGCGGCTACCTGGTGCATACCCTGATGGCCGCGCAGGCGCAGGGTGTGTTGGCGCAGGAGCCCTTGAACGTGCAGGTGCAGACACCGCCTGCGTTCATCATGGCGGTGGATGACTCGAATTCGATGACCTTCGAGCGCATGTTCCCGGGTGGTGACGGGCGATTGATCTTCACCAAAACGACGGGCAGTTTCTTCAACAACAACGGCAGCTTCTACAGTGTCGGCCAGGACTGCAGCTCCAGTTCAGTCGATTGCTACCTCTACCTTTACGCGCACAGTCAATACAACGAGCGCTATTCGTATGGACGCGCGATCCCACCGCTGGATATCTTCGGCTTTGCCCGCTCGCACGTCTACAACGCAAGCTATTACAACCCGTCCGTCAGCTACAAGCCGTGGCTGAGGGCCGATGGAACCCGTTGGGACGCTGCCAGCAAGACGGCGGCGCGTGTCGACCCGCGCTCCGGATTTGCGGGGTACGACATCACGTACGACATGACCAGTGTCCGTTCGAGGAATAATGAAGGGTTCCAGTTCGTCGATGGAATGAAGATTCCCAATCTGGCGGGAACCGACAATGCGTACTACCAGGGCGGCAGTTGGCGTACCGCTTCGCGCGACTTCAGCTCTGCGGTGCAGTATGGCGTGCAGTACTTCCCGGCGACCTTCTATCTGCCGGAGAATTCACCTGCGCCCTACGGATACAAGCTGGACGATGCGAATCGACCGGTGATCACGGGTGCCTGTGGGCCCAAGTGCAATCTGCGCCGCTATCAGATCAAGAAGGACAACTACAGCATCGATGGTGCCTACGATACTGCGGTGCAGAACTTCGCCAATTGGTTCCAGTATCACCGCAGCCGCACGCTGGCCATTGTCGGTGCCTCTACCGAGGCGTTGTACGGCATCGACAACATGCGGGTGGGTTACTTCACGATCAATGACTTGAAGAACGTGAAGATGCATGATCTGGTGACTAACCGCGCCGATCTCTATCAGCAGATCTACGGATTGAAGCCGATCAGTGGCACGCCCAACCGACGTGCTGTGGAGTATCTGGCCGAACAGTTCCGCCGCACCGATGACGGCGCGCCCGTCATCCGCGCTTGCCAGCGCAATGGCGGCATGTTGTTCACGGACGGCTATACGAATTCCAAGAACTATCCGAATGGCTCGTTCGCCAACGCGGACGCGGTCAATACCGTGAATCTGCCGACACTGCCCTTCGCCGACAATTACAACAATACGATGGCCGACATCACTGCGGCCTATTACTCGGGCAGCAAGACGCCGCTTCGTTCCGATACCGGCTTCCCCAAGGGGCAGGTGCCGGTGGACGAGCGCTGCGGCACGTTGTCCCAAGGCAGCGCGGAGTGGAAGCGACTGGACTGCCAGGCCGATCTGCACATGAATTTCTACGGTGTCACGCTTGGTGCTCAGGGGCGGATTTACGGCGTGAATGCTGCCGCCACGGCGGATCCGTACAAGAATCCGCCGAACTGGAACGGCAGCCCTGATCCGTCGACGGTGGACGATGGAACGGTCATCGATGAGATCTGGCACGCCGCGCTCAACAGTCGTGGTGAATTCATCAATGCTCAGACGCCTGCCGATGTAACCGAGGCGATGCGACGTGTGTTGGCCTCGATTTCCGGCGGCAAGTCGTCGTCGGGAACCATTGGCATGACCGGCGCCCGCATTGGCGCAGGTTCGCTGTCGGTGACGCCAAGCTATGACATCCGCAATGGTGCGACCGATTGGTCGAGCAAGCTGAAGGCGTCGACCGTAAAGATCAACAGTGACCAGGTCGCTGTGTTCAGCGAGGCCTGGGAGGCGTCAACGAAACTCGCTTCAACGGGTCGCCGCATCGTGGCCAACAAAGCGGGTACGCTGGTTGACTTCGGTTCGGCCGACATCAGCCTGGCCGATCTGTGCAGCAAGCCGGATGGCAAGTACGCAGAGATGCTGGTGTGCTCGACTGACAAGCTGAAGTCCATTGATGCTGATATCGACACGGCCATCCGCTATCTGAAAGCGGATACGACGATGGAAAAGCGCAGCGGCGGCAAGTACCGCGACCGGACCACGCCGCTGGGCGACATCGTCAATTCGGCCCCGGTGGTCAGTTCGCCTATCGATGACTATGGCTATCGCCAGCTCGGCACCGATTATGCCGTCAGCTATGCCAAGTACCTGGACACCAAGGCGAAGAGTGGTCGTTACACGGTGTACGTCGGTGCCAATGACGGCATGCTGCATGCCTTCGATGGTGGCATGGGGGCATCGGGTGAGATGGACAGTACGGGAGGGACCGAGCGCTTTGCGTACATTCCGTCAACCTCGCTGGGCCACATGGCCAACCTGCTGTTCCCGTACAAACCGGATACCGCTGATCAGACCTTCCGCCATCGCTATTTCGTCGACGGTCCAATCACCATCTCGGACATGCTCGTCGGCAGCACCTGGCAGACGGGACTGGTCGGTACGGCTGGCGCTGGTGGACGCTCGGTATTCGCGCTGGACGTGAGTGACCCGGCAGCGTTTGGCACGCGCCAAGCACTCTGGGAGATCAGCGACCTGAACATGTCGTTGGCCGAGGGCGTGCGCAACAACATCGGCTTCGTGCTGGGCAAGCCGGTGATCGTGCCGGTGAAGGAAGGCAAGACGGTTGCATGGAAGGCGATCTTCGGCAACGGCTATAACAGTGCCAGTCGCAAGGCCGTTCTGTTCGTCGTGGATATGGCGTCCGGCGCCACGCGGATGATCGAGGCGGTAGAAAGCAATGCCTCGGGAGCCAATATCTCCGGAGACAATGGGTTGGGCAACGTGGTGGTGGTGGATCGCTGGCGTGGTGACAGCCAGGACCTGCGCGGTCGCGATGGTCTTGCCGATACCGTCTACGCCGCCGATCAGCGCGGCGCCATCTGGAAATTCGACCTTACCGATAGTTCCGACACGGCGCTGACCGTTCCCGTATTCACCACCCAGGTCAGCCAGGACACCAGCGCGCGAAACTTCCGCCAGCCGATCACGGGTGGCATGACCGCTGCGACCGGTCCATCGGGTGGTGTGATGCTGTATTTCGGTACGGGCAGCTTCTCGTTCTACAGTGACAAGGACGATACCTCACGACAGGCGTTGTATGCGGTCAATGACATCGGCGGGAAGAGGGTCACATCGACCTTGACCGCGGCCAATCTGACGCCCTATACCGCGGATGTTCCGGCGACGGGCGCCGAGGCGCGCAAGATTGTGGCAGGGACTGCGCCGGCCAATGCGCGAGGGTGGATGATCAACCTGCCTGCGAGCAACGGTGAGCGGTTCGTTGGTAATCCACTGCTGGTCAGCGGCATCATGTTCATGCCGACCTATGTCCCCAATCTGGAATCCGTGGGCTGCTCGACGAGTGGTTCGAACTGGCTGTTTGGTCTTTCCTCGCTGACCGGTGCGCCTGCCCTGGAGAATGTCCGGACCGGTTCCCCCACGGGTGTCAAGCCGGCGCCGGGTACAGCGGGCCTGTCGATGAAGACCGAGGGAACCGCTCCGGTCAAGGACGTATCCCTGTCGGTCATACCGCGTCTGGGTAGTGGCAAGGAAGGTCCGCCCGGGGGCAGCTCATGCTGGATGGTGGTAGGCGCCGCTGGCAGCCAGTCGCTGTATCTGCCTTATCCCTGCGGTCGCCAATCCTGGCGGCAGCTCCAGTGA
- the uvrB gene encoding excinuclease ABC subunit UvrB, with protein MSDSFQLVSPYSPAGDQPDAIAKLTSNFEAGVAKQTLLGVTGSGKTYTIANVIQQIQKPTLIMAPNKTLAAQLYGEFKAFFPHNAVEYFVSYYDYYQPEAYVPSSDTFIEKDSSINEHIEQMRLAATKTLLSRPDAIVVATVSAIYGLGAPEDYLSLRLILSKGERIDQRDLINHLTQLQYTRNEYELQRGTFRVRGEVIDVFPAESDSEALRIELFDGEVEKITMFDPLTGETMRNLMRFTVYPKTHYATTRERVLAAVETIKVELKERLEQLYAQNKLVEAQRLAQRTQFDLEMMAEVGFCNGIENYSRHLTGKNAGEPPPTLFDYLPADALLVIDESHVTIPQIGAMFKGDRSRKETLVEFGFRLPSALDNRPLRFEEWEARCPRSIYVSATPGPYEFREAGEDMAELVVRPTGLIDPVVEIRPVGTQVDDLMSEANERIKAGDRVLVTTLTKRMAENLTEYLTEHGIRVRYLHSDIDTVERVEIIRDLRLGKFDVLVGINLLREGLDMPEVSLVAILDADKEGFLRSTGSLIQTIGRAARNVRGKAILYADRITRSMQAAIDETDRRRAKQVEYNQEHGIIPRSVLRPIVDVLEGARSDAAEKEARKGKGKGRSGVAEDAADYRSLSPAQLAARLKALEQRMYQHAKDLEFEDAARVRDQIRQLKEASLG; from the coding sequence ATGAGCGACAGTTTTCAGCTTGTCTCGCCGTATTCGCCGGCGGGCGACCAACCCGATGCCATCGCCAAGCTGACCAGCAATTTCGAGGCTGGCGTGGCCAAGCAGACCCTGCTGGGCGTGACCGGCTCGGGCAAGACCTACACCATCGCCAACGTCATCCAGCAGATCCAGAAGCCGACGCTGATCATGGCGCCGAACAAGACCCTGGCCGCGCAGCTGTACGGTGAGTTCAAGGCGTTCTTCCCGCACAACGCGGTGGAGTATTTCGTCAGCTATTACGACTACTACCAGCCGGAAGCCTACGTGCCGTCGTCGGACACCTTCATCGAGAAGGATAGTTCGATCAACGAGCACATCGAACAGATGCGGCTGGCGGCGACCAAGACCCTGCTGTCGCGACCGGATGCGATCGTGGTGGCGACCGTGTCGGCCATCTACGGCCTGGGCGCGCCGGAAGACTACCTGTCGCTGCGCCTGATCCTGTCCAAGGGCGAGCGCATCGACCAGCGCGACCTGATCAATCACCTGACCCAGCTGCAGTACACGCGCAATGAATACGAGCTGCAGCGCGGTACCTTCCGCGTGCGTGGTGAAGTGATCGACGTGTTCCCGGCGGAATCGGACAGCGAGGCCCTGCGCATCGAACTGTTCGATGGCGAGGTGGAAAAGATCACGATGTTCGATCCGCTCACCGGTGAGACCATGCGCAACCTGATGCGCTTCACGGTGTACCCGAAGACCCACTATGCGACCACGCGTGAACGGGTGCTGGCGGCGGTGGAGACCATCAAGGTCGAGCTGAAGGAACGGTTGGAGCAGCTGTACGCGCAGAACAAGCTGGTCGAGGCGCAGCGCCTGGCCCAGCGCACCCAGTTCGACCTTGAAATGATGGCCGAAGTGGGCTTCTGCAATGGCATCGAGAACTACTCGCGGCATTTGACCGGCAAGAACGCGGGCGAGCCGCCACCGACCCTGTTCGATTACCTGCCGGCTGATGCGCTGTTGGTGATAGACGAATCGCATGTGACCATTCCGCAGATCGGCGCCATGTTCAAGGGCGACCGTTCGCGCAAGGAAACCCTGGTCGAGTTCGGCTTCCGCCTGCCGTCGGCGCTGGACAACCGGCCGCTGCGTTTCGAGGAATGGGAAGCGCGCTGCCCGCGCAGTATCTACGTGTCGGCGACGCCGGGCCCTTACGAATTCCGTGAGGCTGGCGAGGACATGGCCGAGCTGGTGGTTCGCCCGACCGGCCTGATCGATCCGGTGGTGGAGATCCGCCCGGTCGGCACCCAGGTCGATGACCTGATGAGTGAGGCCAACGAGCGGATCAAGGCCGGTGACCGCGTGCTGGTCACCACCCTGACCAAGCGCATGGCCGAGAACCTCACCGAGTATCTGACCGAGCACGGTATCCGCGTTCGCTATCTGCACTCGGACATCGATACCGTCGAGCGCGTGGAGATCATCCGCGATCTGCGTCTGGGCAAGTTCGATGTGCTGGTCGGCATCAACCTGCTGCGCGAGGGGCTGGATATGCCCGAGGTCTCGCTGGTCGCGATTCTGGATGCGGACAAGGAGGGCTTCCTGCGCTCGACCGGTTCGTTGATCCAGACCATCGGCCGTGCGGCCCGCAACGTGCGCGGCAAGGCGATCCTGTACGCAGACAGGATCACCCGTTCGATGCAGGCGGCGATTGACGAGACCGACCGTCGTCGCGCCAAGCAGGTCGAGTACAACCAGGAGCACGGCATCATTCCCCGCTCGGTCTTGCGGCCGATTGTCGATGTGCTGGAGGGCGCGCGCTCGGATGCCGCCGAGAAGGAGGCCCGCAAGGGCAAGGGCAAAGGCCGTTCCGGCGTGGCCGAGGATGCGGCCGACTACCGGTCGCTCAGTCCGGCGCAGTTGGCCGCTCGCCTCAAGGCGCTGGAGCAGCGGATGTACCAGCATGCCAAAGACCTGGAATTCGAAGATGCCGCCCGGGTCCGCGACCAGATCAGGCAGCTGAAGGAAGCCAGCCTGGGCTGA